Proteins found in one Mucilaginibacter gracilis genomic segment:
- a CDS encoding DUF4249 family protein — protein MEIKYKQYLLLIIAISAFAFSSCKKTETSNVAAEPVVIGYLIPGQPISIKVYQQKDISDTANYGPAITGLKLTLSNGTSTVSLTESAAGTYTYSNQSFLAAGKTYTLQFTYNGLLISASSVMPAKPLNYTATRTLINLPLSSLSGPGATDAVAITFKWDNPDSLYHVLVFKNDDANAFNIHPDRNSALNFTLNAKQAAGYDVYYRTFNYIGVYRAILFRVNKEYLDILNSNASSTSQNLTNPPTNITNGFGIFSAMQADTIKLTLTQY, from the coding sequence ATGGAAATAAAATATAAACAATACCTGTTGTTAATTATCGCTATCAGTGCTTTTGCATTCTCGTCGTGCAAAAAAACCGAAACAAGCAATGTAGCTGCCGAACCTGTGGTTATTGGTTATCTAATTCCGGGGCAACCCATCAGCATTAAAGTTTATCAGCAAAAAGATATTTCGGATACTGCAAATTACGGCCCCGCTATAACAGGCTTAAAACTAACCTTATCAAATGGTACCAGCACGGTTAGCTTAACCGAAAGTGCAGCCGGAACTTATACGTACAGCAACCAGAGTTTTTTGGCTGCAGGTAAAACCTATACTTTGCAGTTTACTTATAACGGTTTGCTAATTTCGGCAAGTTCGGTTATGCCTGCCAAGCCTTTAAATTACACGGCAACGCGCACTTTAATTAATTTGCCGCTCTCGTCGTTAAGCGGGCCAGGCGCCACTGATGCGGTTGCTATTACTTTTAAATGGGACAATCCGGATTCGTTATATCACGTGTTGGTGTTTAAAAATGACGACGCTAACGCCTTTAACATTCATCCCGACAGAAACAGCGCACTTAATTTTACCCTAAATGCCAAGCAAGCCGCCGGTTACGATGTTTATTACCGCACTTTTAATTACATAGGTGTTTACCGGGCAATTTTGTTCCGTGTAAACAAAGAGTATCTGGATATTTTAAACAGCAATGCCAGCAGCACGTCACAAAACTTAACCAACCCGCCAACTAATATTACCAATGGCTTTGGCATCTTTTCGGCCATGCAGGCCGATACGATTAAATTAACCTTAACCCAATATTAG